Part of the Rickettsiales bacterium genome, AAGCAAGATAACCTGCGTGTTCTATACCATCGTGATGGATAGTATAATATCCCGCATCATAAAAAGATTTTAGAATTTTCTTTGCCCGCTCTTTCATATTTAATCCTATTTCAAAACAAGATTATGTTTCAAAAATTGATTTGTAATTAAATACCCTCTCCCTGTTTTTCAGGGAGAGGGTTAGGGTGAGGGTAAATTGAGTTATTAAAATTCTAAACCCTCACCCCCTGCCCTCTCCCTACAAGTAGGGAGAGGGGGATATTCCTTTAGAGATTTTAACAAATTCTAAGGTGCAATTTCTTTTATTGTAAGATTATTGTTGTTATCCCAAATATATAAATATCTTTTATGGCCTTGGTGATGCAAAATTAGGCAGTCAATTTCATCAAATTTGTTTTCAATAACTGAAAAATTTTTATATCCAGCCTCTAAATCATCAAAAATTCTTGGCTCTGGTGTTGTTATTTCTCTACCTGAAGGGTTTATTTGTGAATAGCATTCCTTGCTTCTTGGTTGCGTTTTTTCCCATTTTATTTGAGTAATTTCATTATTATAGTGAACTTTACAAACCGCCTTAATTCTGAGCTGAATTTTAGTTACTGGGCTATAAAAAAG contains:
- a CDS encoding pyridoxamine 5'-phosphate oxidase family protein — protein: NVVHRDCDFSERKIIYHSDIRCQKISDLRENNKVSLLFYSPVTKIQLRIKAVCKVHYNNEITQIKWEKTQPRSKECYSQINPSGREITTPEPRIFDDLEAGYKNFSVIENKFDEIDCLILHHQGHKRYLYIWDNNNNLTIKEIAP